AACCCTGCCGGAACGCTCCAAGGCGGCGAAACCCTCATGATAAGCATCCCAAATTGCAAGGCGCCGCCCAGTGATAATTTGAGCCTCTTCCATCTGCGCCCAAAGAAAGGCCGCTGTCACTTCGCCCGGCAAAAATGAAGAGCCGATATCGACCCAGGTATATTTTTCGACTTCTCCTCGAGCAAACTTGCTCCGGTCGGTCCCCTTTTCCCAGATGATCTCAGCGCGCTCGGCAAGTTCTTCCTTGTTAACCAGCAATGCTCCGCCTTCCCCGCAGATGATGTTTTTGGTTTCGTGAAAGCTAAGCGTCCCGAGGTTGCCGATACTACCAAGTGGCCGGCTTTTATAGGTGCTGAATATCCCCTGGGCCGCGTCTTCAATGACAATCAGATTATGTTTGCGAGCTATTTCAATGATTGTGTCCATTTCGCATGCCACGCCGGCATAGTGGACAGGGACGATCGCCCTGGTTTTGTCGGTAATTGCCGCTTCGATTTTCGTTTCATCGATATTCAGGGTATCGGGGCGGATATCGACAAATACCGGAACAGCTCCCCGCAGTACAAAGGCATTTGCGGTTGAAACAAAGGTAAATGAAGGCATGATCACTTCATCGCCAGGCTGAATATCTGCCAGAATAGCCGCCATTTCAAGGGCGGCAGTGCACGAGTGGGTCAGCAGAGCTTTGCTGCACCCTGAATGAGTTTCCAGCCAAGCCTGGCATTTAGCGGTGAACGGGCCATTGCCAGAAAGTTGGCGGTTATGATGCGCCTGGCTGATGTTCCAAAGCTCTTTGCCAGTCATGAATGGTTTGTTGAAAGTGATTTGTGCAGCCATACTTTTGTATTCCTGATTATAATTGTTACTGTTATAGACATACCGCAACTTGTAAAAGTTCTTTTGAATTTGTGTAGTAGAATTTGTTGCTAGTGTTCTACCACTCCGAATAAACTGAAGGGTCAGTAACCAATCCCGCAAAAACAAAAAGTATTTATTGGGCTGTTTTGATATTTATAAGGTCCAGCATGGAACCTACGCTATGTAGACTCTGCAACCCCTCAAAGGTAAATTTGATTTTGAATTGCTTTTCAAGAAACAAAACCAGATTCATGTGAGTCAGAGAATCCCAATCTTCTACGTCCTCAGCTGTAGTTGCACGGGTAATGGCGAGGGAATCGTCGCCGAAAAAGTGCTTGAAAATATCATTTAAATCATCTAAATAAATCATAAATATCCTCAAAAGCTAGAATAGACGCTTTATCAGTTTCTAAATTGCTTAATAGTAAAAATTTTAGCCATAAGGGTGTTATCACTTTCTCGATATAGACTGGATTGGAGTGCCATATGGTCAGAACCAATTCTAGTAAGAGAATTCAATCGATAACAAATTGCTTCGTTAATATTGCAGTTAGCAAAATAAAATATATCTCTACTCATAGTAGAGCTATTTAAAGCCCAATTTGCACCGACAAGTTCATTTTTATTAAAGTAAGTAAGTTCGCAAATATCATTTATGAGTGGATAAGCCGCAAAATAGAGCAAACCAACACCGTTAATGTCTGTATACGGATTAATTTCATACTTTTCTGTAAAAACAACATTATCAGTTAGTTCAAAGGTATGATCAGAAACGTTGACAGTAGTAATAGAAGCTTTTCTGAGTCTAATAATGTCAAGTATATGCTCAGGTAAATCTGAAACTTTTATAATTTC
This window of the Geoanaerobacter pelophilus genome carries:
- a CDS encoding acyl carrier protein, which translates into the protein MIYLDDLNDIFKHFFGDDSLAITRATTAEDVEDWDSLTHMNLVLFLEKQFKIKFTFEGLQSLHSVGSMLDLINIKTAQ
- the rffA gene encoding dTDP-4-amino-4,6-dideoxygalactose transaminase; translated protein: MFLRDWLLTLQFIRSGRTLATNSTTQIQKNFYKLRYVYNSNNYNQEYKSMAAQITFNKPFMTGKELWNISQAHHNRQLSGNGPFTAKCQAWLETHSGCSKALLTHSCTAALEMAAILADIQPGDEVIMPSFTFVSTANAFVLRGAVPVFVDIRPDTLNIDETKIEAAITDKTRAIVPVHYAGVACEMDTIIEIARKHNLIVIEDAAQGIFSTYKSRPLGSIGNLGTLSFHETKNIICGEGGALLVNKEELAERAEIIWEKGTDRSKFARGEVEKYTWVDIGSSFLPGEVTAAFLWAQMEEAQIITGRRLAIWDAYHEGFAALERSGRVRRPVVPDGIAHNAHMYYLLLPDAKKRTQFMDTLKEMGINTVFHYIPLHSSPAGKKYGRVADTMTVTDNTSNCLVRLPLWLGMEDCLPEIINRVVTTAVL
- a CDS encoding Pnap_2097 family protein, which produces MFKGRREYRQVVNMPQMAMGGLSESWLMKEIGDCHWQMLCADLGLKSNEIFDEFGNRLYATFIRIKFESHNSLKDYQENDILKIMGETQRLGNSLYFGKIDVLCNKKRINCSLATTFSTRENDTDNTKLTKGVPAASDNDEIIKVSDLPEHILDIIRLRKASITTVNVSDHTFELTDNVVFTEKYEINPYTDINGVGLLYFAAYPLINDICELTYFNKNELVGANWALNSSTMSRDIFYFANCNINEAICYRLNSLTRIGSDHMALQSSLYRESDNTLMAKIFTIKQFRN